The Amphiura filiformis chromosome 15, Afil_fr2py, whole genome shotgun sequence region atgtatatgaccagctattgcaaagaactacaccctctggagatgagagtaggagtgttgctggttcatcacattactgatgaagtcttccgtaggaagatgaaacgtctaaaaacgtgagtaatcaagtggatttgtaaagcataatttaccaataattgatatctaacaatcctgatgaacttattcaaggagtTCTTGTTAACCTGAAAAAGACACACAGCAACCAGTATCTTAACTTCCAATCCCATCATCCGCTACAACACAAGCTAGGTGTGATAAGAACTTTACTAGACAGAATGAACAAGGTAGTAACAGATGAGGGTGACAAAGAGGCTGAAAAACAGACCGTCCAAACTGCCCTCCAGAAATTTGGTTATCCTCATTGGGCCTTTGACAAAGTGGAAAGTGCCATAAAACAAAAGCAGAAGCAAGTTAAACCAACGAAAAAGAAAGATGATGTCAACAGGAATAAAGGACTTGTTGTTATCCCTTATGTTCAAGGTCTGTCAAAAAAAGCACAGCGGATGTTCAAAAAACATAATATTGCCACAGCAATGAAGCCCATGACCACTCTGCGTAACATTCTGGTACATCCCAAGGACAAAAGAGAAAAGGATAAAATCACGGACTGTGCATATGAAATTCCATGCCAAGGTTGTGAAGCTACATATGTTGGAGAAACCGGCAGAGCGTTTGGTACCAGAAAACAGGAACATGTGAAATCAGTGGGAAAACATCGAAAAACAGATTTACCAGGGCAAACAGGAAAGCATATGAATCAGAATTTCTCACTTCCGCATTAGCTGAGCACGTAGCTCAAAATAACCATGTTACACTCTGAACGACGGTCAACCGAtatctattgttgtacaaggctcactcagtcattcaatacaaacgatcgaatttggtgttgaaatgagcaaaattttgagttacaccttttcaatgtaaaataaattttctcggccaaatgaaaagcaataattatcattttttcagtaaatgtcaggaaaaattcctagtgttaaacttaggcgtaaaatttagtcatttagtgtaagattttcgattttgataggcttcaactctgccttttttggatcaaccttttagcttttcaaagtaatatagttcgctaatgatgatttttcccaactttctaacgcacaacACTGTGaattatcgactatttctgctgcttgctttcgagataaagtactgagtttgacattttaggaGCATGACGTAAAAAGAggtgaaattctgacaaaactataatagatagacccacacgatgtgctttacagaggtgggaaatgtctttctttagcgaattatattagtttgaaaggCTAAAatatgaattccgaaaaaagctcgcggaCGGAGATAAGGCCTatgaaaatcaaaaatcttacactaaacgacacaatttcatgcctaattttaacaccaggattttaaacaaaaatgtatatccaagcactatgttttaactaacattactgaagaagaaaaattgctttatatttgaccgagaaaatcaatttcatagcaaaaaggtgtatctctgaattgtgctgattttaacatgtatcgatcgactttctatgagtggccaagtggaccaaaaaacgtgtaagattatacgtgtaaccttacacgtgtaagatggtatcttacgcgtgtaagatgccatcttatacgtgtaagaatgaagcgggattctTAAATTGTCGAATCACAGAGTCAGAAATCATAAccaaccaatcatcttacgcgtattcatcttccACCAATGAAATCGGGCCATAGcttttcttatacgcgtaagaattgcctagtattagggatggacggtattccaaTTTGACTGGTACATACGACGAGCGATAAATAATCTCAGCCTCGATATCGATGCATTATAGTTTTTGCGATAGTTTTGCAAACTTGATTTGAATTTACAATGTACTTTCACCTCTCATGCTcttgaaattaattgatattaTTGAGTATTAATTGACTCCAGACATTAAAACGGAGAAAAGTAGCCAAACACAATTAGGTTGCCTACCATGCTGAATGCAATTTCATGCGGACATAATACTAAAATGTAAGCTTTAAAAACTAAAAACTACACTGCACTGACAAATTTAGAAATTGCCTCGCTTATGATGTTGGTGACGAGCTCTccttatcctcggtacgccgccaatatATAGCGTATCGCCCATCACAAAAATCtaaatcttacacgtgtaagaagtTGTTGGTAAAACGTCTTTTACATGTTATTGGTCGAAGTTTGCTACgcgtgagatgattggttgtttatgatttcttactctgtgattcgtcagttcaagaatcccgcttcattcttacacgtataagatgccatcttacacgtataagatgccatcttacacgtataagatgccatcttacgcgtgtaaccttacacgtttgtcttacacgttttttggaccacttggccaatcataacttttagcgcgactatgcataacaaaagaatttttgacCATCGTTCTGAGTGATTATAGGCTGGGAGGATAGCGCAATTCTaacaactgaaaatgacaagtatacaagatgggtcaaggaatccattTGGATCCGGAGGCAGAGAACCCAATCTATGAACAGAGTTGATGGGacattcaaattaagccacctttatgatgtattgattagtgcatcatctggctgatgaaaagagcagaccttagctcttgaaactacagtaagtgtttcaattggacttgattAGAAGAAATGCAGAATTAATGTAATattacagtcctgatgaacttaatcaAGAATAATGTTTTCTTTTCAAAGCTTTTGAAAAATTTGCAGAGGGTTTAATCGCGAAAGGAATAAGTAATGCGAAAAATGTGACGGCTCTCCTGGACCCGACAGCGGATAGCGTGCCCGTAGGTGGTACATTCTGGGAGAGAGGAAACTATACCTTTTTCAACGATACGGGTGCTGTCATGGATGTTGGCAAGTACGTACATCtaacaaaaatataataatgataaatctaCACTGGCATGAAAGGAGGCCCTGGTTTACATTTATGTTATGGAGGGGTATAGGTTTGAACCagacattaaaggagtatttcgtgatcctagcatcacctttttatgacatttttcagtagatatccacgtaaaaagcttattccaaaaatttcagttgattccaattttgcgtttgcgagttatacattattatgtgtattacattgctccattgTGTTGTAATGTTACTCtgatacaccagaacgtaattcaacgaatcaatctgcaagaaattttgtgtacATAAACACAAAAATCTAAACTGTTTTTGGGAAAAgcgaaatacccttttaaaatAAATACCACTTCgttttatattaattaatattaataattaattaatattaattaattaattaattaattaattaattaattaattaattaattattcattcaataatttttgttcattcattcattcattcattcattcattcattcaatcattcattcattcattcattcattcaatcattcattcattcattcattcattcatccaatcAATTCAGTTTTAGAATTAATAACGTAGACCTAGTCTATAAGAACTAAGGCgcatttgtaagcgctcttttttaaaagtcatagttcattgaatttacaaccgtatgacaaaacaggcgaaaattgtaactttttgcacaagatttgcaatttaaagagaattgaccattgctcagtttagtgactctagtatatggacattataagtgtgctttttcaattaatgacatataatttgaaaaatattgtaaaacctacattagttttcaacagattttccacattcgccttgctataacattgaattgtgttatctgttgatctagtgactaaaagtgtttttagggggaagtgttagctttcgtttgatatgaGCTTtcgtttcgacaaaaaccaatcaaagaggcccattttagctagaagcttcacagctcctacattactatgcactcaaccgtacagtgtaatcaaagactgtggtggagacattcactgtttgttgttctctgcttggaagctcttgggacgacaatgtgtgctcaggtgtatcgaggtgcaAACTGTGCACATgttggtttataagagaatcgtttttgtatagaaacctttccatatggggttgtggcgcccagcgCTAAGTATACATTATAGCCGCCACCCTCCATTCTTGAAACAAATGCGCGCATAGCGCGCGAAAATTtagactttcatcgcttggaggggcgcagaatcaatgGTGAATTGGTTAATTTGACGCTccttaagggtggcgcccagggcaactGCCCCCTtgtccccttgccccccccccccctcgctacgccactgcgcatctatgtttgtttgtttgcgagGCGGTTTAGGCCGACACATCTTTAAACTATTTTTTGAATTATCAATACTTTCTCGCAATACCGGTCTTCAAGTATAGTCTAGATTTATATGCCATTATAAATTATTCGATTTTCTGACTCACAAGATAAATATATATCTATGTTTTATTTTTGCTCTACAGATATGTAGTCATCTGGAAGAAAGTTGCTCCTGGAAACATTCAGCTTTACATCGATATCTTCAATTCCAATAGGGCCATTTATACTCCATGTTGAGTTTATCGTCTCCTGCCCGCGTTACGATTTTTTTGCCGCGTTTGAGTTACGCAAATTGTTATGttctgcaaaatttaaaaaaaaaccttttgtatTTGAAGCCTTCAAacactatagaaagccttgataACTATTAgaagaattcatctaaatatttgaGCATTAGAAATATACAGATGTTttacccttgctctatccaattatttcaattatacctttggaaTACCAGCATAGACTAGAATTGAACTAAAGCTGCCCAATGTTTTCACCAGATGGACAttaattgtttataaatatttaactAGGAGACTAAAAGacatatttttaacaaattgatttgcatgattttgttatttttgggCGAGAAACGCGAAGCGTTTCTCgaccttattgcgatgggttttggtctacttatttcctcacagcgttgcagaataaaaataaaataatcgtgctgtctatgtaatctgGAAACTACAGatgcgatagtgtacatttaaatttgtcattactacttcatgttgatattcaaacagtgctataaagttgtcttagcaaggaatgtgtttgtattaaaagaaataattgttttacaacttggatgaactagaattacttttatgcaaatccgaaaattgcaacagatatttttcatttctttaagatttagcggtattacCAGATtatacgtacagttgggctacattaatagcctcattatagttttattgatacaggcaaaatacttgcctgtatgtgcttgttgttctgctatagcgtatagaatctgttaatgatactataaccacacagtcaattaatttatgtcaacatgtccttttCACGAGGCTGTCGGATTGCTCAGACCTAGAAtgtttgcttattgaccaatttaccaggagaaaagtcaatacctggttgccctttatctgctaacttggttgaacCTGGTGTGGTGGTATACAGCTGTATACGTTTTCAATGTccaataaatgccaaatgttgctagcagtaaaatagttaaataggcctactgcatgcaatggcaataaaaaaaagtttatgatgtcgtcatgcgtagatcttaaggtagtatttgaggcatattctagaaattaataaatggctgagacaaacccgtttgtgactttcagaagattttaaggtATGTGCCAGTATTTTTGGTAACGAACCGGAGCGATATTGACATGTAAAACAGATGAAAAAACTGGAaacatcaaccttcttttgtgatgacttttagcACCTTCTTTTGGAATGGGATGGGGGCATCTTTTGTGATGACATTCGGAACCGTTCTGGGCCATTATTGGCATAACCACaaccatcaaccttcttttgatcttcttctgttGTGACTTTCGGAACATCATGTAATGTTTTGAAGTTTTGAATTCATAGTATGGCCGTCACATCTCTAATAAGattgtttgttttgggtttttttttcatttcttcgataattttttcatttcttcattcatCGATAAAGAAGGAATGTTTTTATCTAGGCCTAGGTGCAATTATTTTCGTTTTAAAGAATAACCGCGGAACGACattgacatgtaaaacagacgtaggcctatcatgtaaaCATTAATAATGATGATGGGGGCATAATTATGCGCATTATTTGCTtattaacttcatgtacaaaacattaacgctcttattttgtaaacattgtatacacatagctactttaatcaacaataaatgttctgtaattgttcattatccttcatttctattagactttcagtgtattagcaagtagatgtatatatgtataacagatgttattcgtttgtaaacactttttcataaacataggatacccaaagctacttattatgctaacaatgaacgttcattgactgttaggctaagtaaacgttacaggataatatgtattcaaattctgcctcaaggttcctgcttaaattgtgttcaagaatcaactaagatttatttggccccaccttttgccagtaaataggctgtcatgaattatcccggggaattatccagtgtatttttattatacgtggccggc contains the following coding sequences:
- the LOC140172111 gene encoding uncharacterized protein, whose protein sequence is MAASLINETNKKWVQMLRDKNAKGIAALYTEDTQVLPTGSPPLIGRAAFEKFAEGLIAKGISNAKNVTALLDPTADSVPVGGTFWERGNYTFFNDTGAVMDVGKYVVIWKKVAPGNIQLYIDIFNSNRAIYTPC